A genomic stretch from Chryseobacterium sp. SNU WT5 includes:
- a CDS encoding AraC family transcriptional regulator, which yields MYDNQIKSLSINALKKPFTFDGDFLHTTVNDLICLFSGENTLKTKFYTLLLVHKGSGTFTIDNYSYDIVKGRVFFVNYNQICQLSDLKEFSGEAVLFTQSFYNLIYTGNRKIKDDTAFNQIASYIDFNKNENADFLLSFADIKKEVLKSEVLSKEIICLLLKVSMLKYIRKTKNINTINLKTSRKNSYLENFGKLVNLYFKELKRTSDYAEKMHISANYLNALVKEKFEISAETYIQNRVVLQAERLLLNTDLSVAEIGYELGFSDKSHFGKYFKKIASESPNNFRKKFQSTNNNF from the coding sequence ATGTATGACAATCAAATTAAATCTTTATCGATTAACGCGTTAAAAAAGCCATTTACATTTGATGGTGATTTCTTGCACACTACAGTAAATGATCTTATCTGTCTCTTTTCTGGTGAGAACACGCTAAAAACTAAATTCTACACTTTATTGCTTGTTCATAAAGGTTCGGGTACTTTTACCATCGATAATTACAGTTATGATATAGTTAAAGGACGAGTCTTTTTTGTGAACTACAACCAGATTTGTCAACTTTCAGATTTAAAAGAATTTTCTGGTGAAGCAGTACTTTTTACTCAATCGTTCTATAATTTAATTTATACAGGTAATAGAAAAATAAAAGATGATACCGCTTTCAATCAAATTGCCTCCTATATCGATTTTAATAAAAACGAAAACGCCGATTTTTTATTAAGTTTTGCAGATATTAAAAAAGAGGTTTTAAAATCTGAGGTTTTAAGTAAAGAAATTATCTGTCTTTTATTAAAGGTTTCAATGCTGAAATATATTCGTAAAACGAAGAATATCAACACAATTAATTTAAAAACAAGTCGAAAAAACTCCTACTTAGAGAATTTTGGAAAACTTGTTAACCTTTATTTTAAAGAGCTCAAAAGAACTTCGGATTATGCAGAGAAAATGCATATTTCTGCCAATTACCTCAATGCTTTAGTAAAGGAGAAGTTCGAAATTTCTGCGGAAACTTATATTCAGAATAGAGTGGTACTTCAAGCAGAACGGTTATTGTTGAATACCGATTTGTCTGTAGCTGAGATCGGGTATGAATTAGGTTTTTCAGATAAATCACACTTTGGCAAGTACTTCAAAAAAATAGCTTCAGAGAGTCCTAATAATTTCAGAAAAAAATTTCAGTCAACGAACAATAATTTTTAA
- a CDS encoding aminoacyl-histidine dipeptidase, giving the protein MELSQLEPQIIWKNFSALNSVPRPSKKEEKVIEFIKNFGEKLSLETRVDEVGNVIIKKPATSGMEDRKSIILQSHLDMVCQKNNDVNFDFETEGIQMEVVGDWVKAKGTTLGADNGLGVASIMSILESNDIPHPALEALFTIDEETGMTGAFGLKPGELEGQILLNLDTEEDDEIDIGCAGGIDVTASQNYGLQDAKGQIVKITVKGLQGGHSGMDIHKGFGNSNVLLGRLLYSGLENQIIQLISIDSGSLRNAIPREGNAVLSVRNAVEFIEQANEMKFAIMQEFESVEKDLLINIENFTSAEKAISEEDSKKIILALKSAHNGVYRMSPDVEDLVEASNNIARVELKNGGLKILNLSRSSVDSSKYAVAEQLKSVYELAGMEVEFNGSYPGWKPKPGSEIVQVMEKIYEKDFGEKPQVVACHAGLECGIIGANYPEMEMVSFGPTIRGAHSPDEKASIPSVQKYWGFLKEILANIPMK; this is encoded by the coding sequence ATGGAATTATCACAACTCGAACCGCAAATTATCTGGAAAAATTTTTCAGCTCTGAATTCAGTTCCCCGACCATCAAAAAAAGAAGAAAAAGTGATTGAATTTATCAAGAATTTTGGCGAAAAGCTCAGTTTAGAAACCAGAGTTGATGAAGTAGGAAATGTAATCATCAAAAAACCTGCGACATCAGGAATGGAAGATCGAAAATCAATCATCTTACAGTCTCATCTGGACATGGTTTGTCAGAAAAATAATGATGTGAATTTCGATTTTGAAACCGAAGGGATACAGATGGAAGTTGTTGGAGATTGGGTAAAAGCAAAAGGGACTACTTTAGGAGCAGATAATGGATTGGGAGTTGCATCGATAATGAGTATTTTGGAAAGCAATGATATTCCTCATCCAGCTTTGGAAGCACTTTTTACCATAGATGAAGAAACGGGTATGACTGGTGCATTCGGTTTAAAACCTGGTGAGCTTGAAGGTCAAATACTATTAAATCTGGATACTGAGGAAGATGATGAAATCGATATTGGTTGTGCAGGCGGAATTGATGTAACTGCATCACAAAATTACGGATTACAAGATGCAAAAGGGCAAATCGTAAAAATCACGGTTAAAGGTTTACAAGGTGGACATTCAGGAATGGATATTCATAAAGGTTTCGGAAACTCCAATGTTCTTTTAGGAAGATTATTATATTCTGGGCTTGAAAACCAAATCATCCAGTTGATTTCTATCGACAGCGGCAGTTTACGAAATGCCATCCCTAGAGAAGGGAATGCAGTTTTATCCGTAAGAAATGCAGTGGAATTTATCGAGCAGGCAAATGAAATGAAATTTGCAATAATGCAAGAATTTGAGTCTGTTGAAAAAGATTTACTTATTAATATCGAGAATTTCACCTCCGCTGAAAAAGCGATTTCTGAAGAAGATTCTAAAAAAATTATTTTAGCTTTAAAATCAGCGCACAACGGTGTTTATAGAATGTCACCCGATGTCGAAGATCTGGTAGAGGCTTCTAACAATATTGCAAGAGTAGAATTAAAAAATGGAGGATTGAAGATTCTAAATCTTTCACGTTCGTCTGTTGATTCTTCAAAATATGCAGTTGCAGAGCAATTAAAATCAGTTTATGAACTGGCAGGAATGGAAGTGGAGTTTAATGGTTCATATCCAGGTTGGAAACCGAAACCAGGTTCTGAAATCGTACAGGTAATGGAGAAGATCTACGAAAAAGACTTCGGTGAAAAGCCACAAGTGGTTGCATGTCATGCTGGTTTAGAATGTGGTATTATTGGCGCTAATTATCCTGAAATGGAAATGGTAAGTTTCGGACCGACGATCCGTGGGGCACACTCGCCGGATGAGAAAGCCAGTATCCCGTCCGTTCAAAAATACTGGGGATTCTTAAAAGAGATTTTAGCAAATATTCCAATGAAGTAA
- the recR gene encoding recombination mediator RecR: MDYPSKVLAKAVEEISGLPGIGKKSALRLALHLLKQNASQATALGDALKKLVTDIQYCKECHNFSDSEVCEICANPKRSDELLCVVEDVRDVMAIENTGKFRGKYLVLGGKISPMEGIGPNKLNISSIERKLENGETKELIFALSATMEGDTTAYYIYKKFKNSPVRFSTIARGISVGDELEYADEISLGRSIQNRLPYNEKD, translated from the coding sequence ATGGATTATCCCAGCAAAGTTTTAGCAAAAGCCGTGGAAGAAATTTCCGGATTACCAGGAATTGGAAAAAAATCAGCCCTGCGTTTGGCTCTGCATCTTCTGAAACAAAATGCAAGTCAAGCTACCGCTTTGGGTGATGCTCTAAAGAAATTAGTGACTGATATTCAATATTGTAAAGAATGTCATAATTTTTCTGATTCAGAAGTTTGTGAGATTTGCGCAAATCCTAAAAGATCGGATGAATTACTCTGCGTGGTCGAAGATGTCCGCGATGTGATGGCGATTGAAAATACCGGTAAGTTCCGAGGAAAATATTTGGTTTTGGGTGGTAAGATTTCGCCGATGGAAGGAATTGGTCCGAACAAACTCAATATTTCATCAATCGAGAGAAAGTTGGAAAACGGCGAAACAAAAGAACTGATATTTGCCTTGAGTGCAACGATGGAAGGAGATACCACGGCGTACTACATTTATAAGAAGTTTAAAAATTCCCCAGTCCGTTTCTCTACAATTGCACGTGGGATTTCAGTGGGTGATGAATTGGAATATGCAGACGAGATCTCTTTGGGAAGATCGATTCAGAACCGTTTGCCTTATAATGAAAAAGATTAA
- a CDS encoding glycosyltransferase family 2 protein, with amino-acid sequence MISVIIPLYNGDQTIVKALVSVRNQTWKGDFEIIVVNDGSTDNSRVVVEDFIRKNSTLNIQLINQKNGGVSNARNSGLKIATGEFIAFLDADDEWLPMKTERQMKYLSDGNLKIDFITSLWNDEIVSFPYSVDAEYNLVKITLSKLLLKVTGQTSTALFKRKILDNTGFFDETQRYSEDANYWMRISKNNMMFLLSESLVITGNGKKSFGASGLSANLKEMEKGIQKNILEMYKMQRINFGRYLFYFVISKLKYWVRPLRAKL; translated from the coding sequence GTGATTTCGGTAATTATTCCTCTTTATAATGGTGACCAAACTATTGTAAAAGCTTTGGTTTCCGTAAGAAATCAAACCTGGAAAGGTGATTTCGAGATCATTGTGGTGAACGACGGTTCTACCGATAACAGTAGAGTAGTTGTTGAGGATTTTATCAGAAAAAACAGTACTTTAAATATTCAACTGATCAACCAGAAAAACGGGGGCGTTTCTAATGCCCGAAATTCAGGATTAAAAATAGCAACCGGAGAATTTATTGCTTTTTTAGATGCTGATGATGAATGGTTACCGATGAAAACTGAACGCCAGATGAAGTACCTGTCAGACGGGAATTTAAAAATTGATTTCATCACCAGCTTATGGAATGATGAAATAGTGAGTTTTCCCTATTCGGTTGATGCTGAATATAATTTGGTAAAAATTACACTAAGTAAATTATTGCTCAAGGTTACAGGACAAACTTCTACCGCCCTTTTCAAACGAAAAATTTTAGACAATACGGGATTTTTCGACGAAACCCAACGGTATTCTGAAGATGCTAATTACTGGATGCGTATTTCTAAAAATAATATGATGTTTCTTTTATCAGAAAGCTTGGTTATTACCGGAAACGGTAAGAAATCATTTGGAGCTTCGGGTCTTTCTGCCAATTTAAAGGAAATGGAAAAGGGAATTCAAAAAAATATTTTGGAGATGTATAAGATGCAAAGAATTAACTTTGGGCGATATCTCTTTTATTTTGTAATTTCAAAACTGAAATATTGGGTGAGACCCTTAAGAGCAAAACTATGA
- a CDS encoding acyltransferase yields the protein MIDKLFWGLRAVLYAPFFGKMGMPSYMGKPIFVKGLKNIFIGKKVRIFPHLRMETQDGGSIVIHDDVVISQNVHLTSAGELEIGKSSLILANVFITNIDHNYTEIGKHVVNQKITVKNTTIGENCFIGMGAAIMAGTTLGKQCIVGANSVVRGSFPDYCVIVGAPAKIVKKYNPQTQVWEKTEA from the coding sequence ATGATCGATAAATTATTCTGGGGTTTACGGGCAGTCCTGTACGCGCCTTTTTTTGGGAAAATGGGTATGCCGTCTTATATGGGCAAACCTATTTTTGTAAAAGGTTTAAAGAATATTTTTATTGGTAAAAAAGTAAGAATTTTCCCTCATTTAAGAATGGAAACTCAAGATGGTGGAAGCATTGTGATTCACGATGATGTTGTGATTTCTCAAAACGTACATCTCACTTCAGCCGGGGAATTGGAAATAGGTAAAAGTTCTTTAATTTTGGCGAATGTATTTATTACCAATATCGATCATAATTACACTGAGATCGGAAAACACGTTGTCAATCAAAAAATCACCGTAAAAAACACCACCATCGGAGAAAACTGTTTCATCGGAATGGGTGCTGCGATCATGGCAGGAACCACATTAGGAAAACAGTGTATTGTGGGCGCAAATTCCGTAGTCCGTGGTTCGTTTCCGGATTATTGTGTCATCGTAGGAGCGCCGGCAAAAATTGTAAAAAAATATAATCCGCAAACTCAGGTTTGGGAAAAAACAGAAGCTTAG
- a CDS encoding NAD-dependent epimerase/dehydratase family protein, with product MKNILITGGVGFIGSNLALKLVDLGYVVTVLDNLSEQIHGLNPKDSSLYKSILGKVNFIRGNVTCREDIERSVKGQDAIIHLAAETGTGQSMYEIEKYSKVNVSGTALILDVLVNNKNSVKKFILASSRAVYGEGKYKRMNSEVVYPECRSVDNMQQGNFEMTDKNGQFLEALATDEDSKLHPTSYYGLTKLQQEQMVQLICGSVGINYVILRYQNVFGTGQSLLNPYTGILSIFSTQILNGKSLNIFEDGLMTRDFVNIEDTVEATIRSLEMETANNEIINIGSGVAKTVFSMANLLVSAYEINVPTEISGEFRVGDIRHNFADVTKAKQLLKFQPKVSFENGISDFTNWVMQQPRNDNHLNVSFQELKDKGFLKS from the coding sequence TTGAAAAATATATTAATCACGGGTGGTGTCGGTTTTATCGGGAGTAATTTAGCTTTGAAATTAGTTGATCTAGGATACGTTGTAACGGTTTTAGATAACCTGTCGGAGCAAATTCACGGTTTAAATCCCAAAGATTCTTCTTTATACAAAAGCATTTTAGGAAAAGTAAATTTTATTAGAGGTAATGTTACTTGCAGAGAAGATATTGAAAGATCCGTTAAAGGGCAGGATGCAATTATTCATTTGGCGGCAGAAACCGGGACAGGACAATCCATGTATGAGATTGAAAAGTACAGTAAGGTAAATGTTTCCGGGACTGCCTTGATTTTAGATGTTTTGGTTAATAACAAAAATTCGGTTAAGAAATTTATTCTTGCTTCTTCCCGAGCGGTTTATGGAGAAGGAAAATATAAAAGGATGAATTCCGAAGTGGTCTATCCGGAATGTAGATCTGTTGATAATATGCAGCAGGGAAACTTTGAAATGACGGATAAAAATGGACAGTTTCTTGAAGCTTTAGCTACTGATGAAGATTCAAAATTACATCCAACTTCCTATTACGGTCTGACAAAACTCCAGCAGGAACAAATGGTACAACTGATCTGCGGATCGGTTGGGATTAATTACGTGATTCTGCGTTATCAGAATGTCTTTGGTACCGGACAATCATTACTCAATCCATATACTGGAATCTTATCCATTTTTTCGACCCAAATTTTAAATGGAAAATCGTTAAATATTTTTGAAGATGGTTTAATGACGCGGGATTTCGTCAATATCGAAGATACGGTAGAGGCAACCATCAGAAGTTTAGAGATGGAAACTGCTAATAATGAAATTATTAATATAGGAAGTGGAGTAGCTAAAACTGTTTTCTCCATGGCCAATTTGTTAGTTAGCGCGTACGAGATTAATGTTCCGACAGAGATTTCAGGTGAATTTCGAGTTGGAGATATTCGGCATAATTTTGCAGATGTAACGAAAGCAAAACAACTCCTTAAATTTCAACCCAAAGTGAGTTTTGAAAATGGAATTAGTGATTTTACCAACTGGGTAATGCAACAACCTCGGAACGATAATCATTTGAATGTGTCTTTTCAAGAATTGAAGGACAAAGGATTTTTGAAATCATGA
- a CDS encoding lipopolysaccharide biosynthesis protein — translation MNLNGKKILFLSAHFFGYEEAIVNRLRELGAEVDFYNERPSESILAKGIIRVKRNLYLKRIKRYYQFILKDIKTKDYDFFLLIKGETVPLLFLEKFRINHPTTTMIYYSYDSAEEYPRFLKLYSYFDKNFTFEPKDAHQYRLHFRPLFFLNEYQLSASKVPLKYDLVFIGSAHTDRYLIGEKVRQLCKEKGLKSFFYYYAQSKIVFKLKKIFDHHLLIFDIKKLSFKKLQHSEIAEIYNNSRCVLDINKPFQEGLTMRTFEALAAGKKLVTTNADIRNYPFYNKENVCVLDREKVEIYPGFFKIDFKKLDNDTLKMMSLDAWIECLFLTDQDYYWKDGHPLFII, via the coding sequence ATGAATTTGAACGGTAAAAAAATCTTATTTCTCTCCGCGCACTTTTTCGGTTATGAAGAAGCGATTGTCAATCGGCTTCGCGAATTGGGGGCGGAAGTGGATTTTTATAATGAAAGGCCTTCGGAGTCCATACTTGCAAAAGGAATTATTCGTGTCAAAAGAAATCTTTATTTAAAAAGAATTAAGCGCTACTATCAATTCATATTAAAAGATATAAAAACCAAAGATTATGATTTTTTCCTTTTAATTAAAGGCGAAACAGTTCCGCTTCTTTTCTTAGAAAAATTTAGAATAAATCATCCTACGACCACTATGATTTATTATTCCTACGATTCGGCAGAGGAATATCCCAGGTTTCTAAAATTGTATTCTTATTTTGATAAAAATTTTACTTTCGAACCTAAAGATGCTCATCAATACAGGTTGCATTTCCGACCACTTTTTTTTCTGAATGAGTATCAACTCTCTGCTTCAAAAGTTCCTCTAAAATATGATTTGGTATTTATTGGAAGCGCTCATACGGATCGATACTTGATTGGAGAAAAAGTTAGACAGCTTTGTAAGGAAAAAGGGCTTAAGAGTTTTTTTTATTATTATGCACAAAGTAAAATAGTTTTTAAGTTGAAGAAAATCTTCGATCATCATTTACTTATTTTTGATATTAAAAAATTAAGCTTCAAAAAACTACAGCATTCTGAGATTGCAGAGATCTATAATAATTCGCGTTGTGTTTTAGATATTAATAAACCTTTCCAAGAAGGATTAACTATGAGAACCTTTGAAGCTTTGGCTGCAGGAAAGAAATTAGTGACTACGAATGCAGACATTAGAAATTATCCTTTTTACAACAAAGAAAATGTATGTGTCTTAGATCGAGAAAAGGTGGAAATATATCCTGGTTTCTTCAAGATAGATTTTAAGAAATTAGATAATGACACTTTGAAGATGATGTCCTTAGATGCCTGGATTGAATGTTTATTTCTAACAGATCAAGATTATTACTGGAAAGATGGCCATCCGCTTTTCATAATCTGA
- the secG gene encoding preprotein translocase subunit SecG, whose translation MSTIFTLFMILIMIASVLLVIIVMAQNPKGGGLSGTFGGTSSAQFGVQRTNDFMEKATWTLGIIIVALILLSVVLTAKPTTAFQKTPAKKEAPAPQTAPGTNNAATLPAPTTPAPVTK comes from the coding sequence ATGAGCACAATATTTACCTTATTCATGATTTTGATCATGATTGCAAGTGTTTTACTAGTTATCATCGTTATGGCCCAAAATCCAAAAGGAGGCGGTCTTTCGGGAACGTTTGGCGGAACTTCTTCAGCCCAATTTGGAGTTCAGAGAACCAATGATTTTATGGAAAAAGCAACTTGGACTTTAGGAATTATTATTGTTGCATTAATTTTACTAAGTGTAGTTTTAACAGCAAAACCTACCACAGCTTTTCAGAAAACTCCAGCTAAGAAAGAAGCTCCAGCTCCGCAAACTGCACCAGGTACTAATAACGCAGCTACTTTGCCTGCACCTACTACACCAGCGCCGGTGACTAAATAA
- a CDS encoding pentapeptide repeat-containing protein produces the protein MSQIFIQDQIFNKLDFARIMLEKGDYDNCIFKNCNFEQTNLSDFKFVECEFHDCNLSLALLNGTVLRDVKFIDCKMLGLQFQNCNDFGLSFSFDRCQLNHSSFVQLNIKKTIFKDCQLREIYFSDTNLTEVIFENSDLLRSVFANNILEKADFRTAFNYSIDPENNRIRKAKFSVSGISGLLDKYNIDIEN, from the coding sequence ATGTCACAAATATTTATACAAGATCAAATTTTTAACAAACTGGACTTTGCACGTATTATGCTGGAGAAAGGTGATTACGATAACTGTATTTTTAAAAATTGCAATTTTGAACAGACCAATCTATCAGACTTTAAATTCGTTGAGTGCGAATTCCATGATTGTAATTTGAGTTTGGCCTTGCTAAATGGAACAGTACTTCGAGATGTAAAATTTATAGATTGTAAAATGCTTGGTTTACAATTTCAAAATTGTAATGATTTCGGGCTTTCATTTTCTTTTGATCGTTGCCAGTTAAATCACTCTTCATTTGTTCAGTTGAATATCAAGAAAACAATATTTAAAGATTGTCAGTTGAGAGAAATCTACTTTTCCGACACCAACTTGACGGAGGTGATATTTGAAAACTCAGATTTGTTACGGTCTGTTTTTGCAAACAACATTCTAGAAAAGGCAGATTTTCGGACGGCTTTCAATTACTCTATTGATCCGGAAAATAATAGAATCAGAAAAGCAAAATTTTCGGTCTCGGGAATTTCTGGTCTGTTGGACAAATATAATATTGATATCGAAAATTAA
- a CDS encoding META domain-containing protein, with amino-acid sequence MKKQTLFLLALISLFLVSCMSTMKGDSSKLYSNSWELEYITGPRIAFQGLYPDDKPMIKFNEDTKTVTGTTSCNGYNTEYTMKGMMMSFATPSATTMRYCGEGEQVFLKTMKEVTSYRITNDGKLELLMNDVTMMRFTKSMK; translated from the coding sequence ATGAAAAAACAAACCTTATTTTTACTGGCATTAATTTCATTATTCTTGGTTTCTTGCATGTCCACAATGAAAGGTGACAGCAGTAAACTTTACAGCAATTCTTGGGAATTGGAATATATCACTGGGCCACGAATCGCATTTCAGGGTCTATATCCAGATGATAAGCCCATGATTAAATTTAATGAAGATACCAAAACAGTAACCGGAACAACAAGTTGTAATGGTTATAATACAGAATATACAATGAAAGGGATGATGATGTCTTTCGCAACACCAAGTGCAACTACGATGAGATATTGTGGCGAAGGAGAACAGGTTTTCCTAAAAACGATGAAAGAAGTTACCTCTTATAGAATAACTAATGACGGAAAATTAGAATTGTTGATGAATGATGTTACAATGATGAGATTTACAAAGTCAATGAAATAA
- a CDS encoding SDR family oxidoreductase, translated as MENEEIKYAKLRGKTVVITGGTSGVGRAAAEAFALEGCNIVVAARGKEGLDKTVSLCHDLGVIALGVQTDVSDIEQVKHLAEQALQFNGRIDIWINNAGVMASGKFEDIPAETMDQVVKTNLLGYLHGAHTAIPIFKKQQGGILINNVSIGGWMPAPYSTAYSSTKFGIRGMVEGLQGELSNEPNIHVVGLYPAIQRSTGNLHSAKYSGLDFKIPPFSVDPRALAAHMVKAAKNPKKSIITDGYAKVMKTMYGLFPNTIINTASAVLRMAMKRNADTNTDGNVLHASKDPMRIYGELALPIPSKKTKTVMMMVAGIAVGFLLTKSKKK; from the coding sequence ATGGAAAACGAAGAAATAAAATACGCAAAGTTACGAGGAAAAACGGTGGTTATTACGGGCGGAACCAGTGGTGTAGGAAGAGCCGCTGCAGAAGCATTTGCCTTGGAAGGTTGTAATATTGTAGTTGCTGCCAGAGGTAAAGAGGGTTTGGATAAGACCGTTTCTTTATGTCACGATTTAGGAGTTATTGCTTTAGGAGTTCAGACTGATGTTTCTGATATAGAGCAGGTAAAGCATTTAGCAGAACAGGCTTTGCAATTTAATGGCAGAATCGATATATGGATCAATAATGCAGGAGTGATGGCTAGCGGAAAGTTTGAGGATATTCCTGCAGAAACAATGGATCAAGTGGTTAAAACAAACTTACTTGGTTACTTACATGGGGCACATACTGCCATTCCCATATTTAAAAAACAGCAGGGAGGAATTCTTATTAATAATGTATCTATTGGAGGATGGATGCCTGCACCCTATTCCACTGCCTACTCAAGTACCAAATTTGGAATTCGAGGAATGGTCGAAGGATTGCAGGGGGAACTATCAAACGAGCCCAACATTCATGTAGTAGGATTATATCCTGCAATCCAAAGATCAACAGGCAATCTACATTCTGCCAAGTATTCGGGGTTAGATTTTAAAATTCCTCCTTTTTCTGTAGACCCACGTGCATTAGCCGCACACATGGTCAAAGCAGCTAAAAATCCAAAAAAAAGTATTATTACAGATGGCTACGCCAAAGTAATGAAAACCATGTATGGTTTGTTTCCGAACACCATCATTAACACTGCTTCTGCAGTTTTAAGAATGGCAATGAAACGAAACGCCGATACGAATACCGATGGTAACGTTTTACACGCATCAAAAGATCCAATGCGAATCTATGGTGAATTAGCGCTGCCAATTCCTTCTAAAAAAACCAAAACAGTGATGATGATGGTTGCCGGAATTGCTGTAGGATTCCTTCTTACAAAATCGAAAAAGAAATAA